A region from the Silene latifolia isolate original U9 population chromosome 7, ASM4854445v1, whole genome shotgun sequence genome encodes:
- the LOC141589965 gene encoding uncharacterized protein LOC141589965, with translation MDIKGQGAFYTWNNKQVPASRSFSRIDRFMVNDDWTDLYPTAYAYFMPEGIFDHNPCVCYKKIRRDRRKVQFKYYNMWCLDSNFKPVVQAAWNQGVGGTLLYKLVTKLKALKSSLKSLNRNGFADVEKSLGIAKALLEEIQIQMHLSPYAHDLIAAESDAAANIRHLDKIQHSFLSQKAKVDWIKYGDENTRYFHSQIRARQVHNRVMSIAGVDGVVHNTCAGIEGAFLDYYKSLLGTSLPTKPVHSPTVRTGKLVTDDHRNILLAAVTPAEIKECMFAISSTKSPGPDG, from the coding sequence ATGGATATTAAGGGGCAAGGAGCGTTTTACACTTGGAACAACAAACAAGTTCCTGCTTCAAGGAGTTTTTCTAGGATTGATAGGTTTATGGTCAATGATGATTGGACGGATTTGTACCCTACTGCCTATGCTTATTTCATGCCTGAAGGCATTTTTGATCATAACCCTTGTGTTTGCTATAAGAAGATTAGGAGAGATAGAAGGAAGGTTCAGTTTAAGTACTATAATATGTGGTGCTTGGATAGTAACTTCAAACCTGTGGTGCAAGCTGCCTGGAATCAGGGGGTGGGAGGTACTCTGCTGTATAAGCTTGTGACCAAGTTGAAGGCTTTGAAAAGTTCCCTAAAGAGCTTGAACAGGAATGGCTTTGCTGATGTGGAAAAGTCCCTGGGAATAGCTAAAGCTCTTTTGGAGGAGATTCAGATTCAAATGCACTTATCTCCTTATGCTCATGATCTTATTGCTGCTGAGAGTGATGCTGCAGCTAATATTAGGCATCTTGATAAGATTCAACATAGTTTTTTGAGTCAGAAGGCTAAGGTTGATTGGATAAAGTATGGTGATGAGAATACCAGATATTTTCATAGTCAAATTCGTGCAAGACAAGTACACAATAGAGTTATGAGCATTGCTGGAGTGGATGGTGTTGTGCATAATACCTGTGCTGGTATAGAAGGTGCCTTCTTAGACTATTACAAAAGTCTGTTGGGCACTTCTTTACCTACTAAACCTGTTCACTCCCCTACTGTTAGGACTGGTAAGTTGGTCACTGACGATCACAGAAATATTTTATTGGCTGCTGTGACTCCTGCTGAGATTAAAGAGTGTATGTTTGCTATCTCTTCTACTAAATCTCCTGGTCCTGACGGCTAG